In one Gammaproteobacteria bacterium genomic region, the following are encoded:
- a CDS encoding class I SAM-dependent methyltransferase, whose translation MQPDRAATHSNSDNVSVVKSSPASTDNGQWCCDSCQGKQFTKLFDAPGFDDIKEKFTLVRCDQCALVSVHPLLSEQELGPYYSVQYYGSADQKFTGPVERWTRFTHERLAKRILSFLRRNPRGGDASRPPKVLDIGCGRASLLSALAQLGCDCTGLEREDFPEHKDKDNVKILYGDISHKELVADSFDAIVIWHVLEHLGSPHETVRMARRLLKPNGLLLIGVPNFGGFQARLFKQHWWHLDLPRHLYHFTAQSLGTLLSKEGFQIRKKDTFTIDQSFFGFLQSALNRMFPAQANSLYGNLKPDGSGGGLLLPQLLLAGGLLPVAAVEYVLSGVVGQGSCLIYYATAVERDNK comes from the coding sequence TTGCAACCAGACCGTGCCGCAACACATTCCAATTCTGATAATGTTTCCGTTGTTAAATCTTCGCCGGCAAGTACGGATAATGGCCAATGGTGTTGTGACAGCTGTCAGGGTAAACAATTTACCAAGCTGTTTGACGCTCCGGGATTTGACGATATCAAGGAAAAGTTCACACTGGTGCGCTGTGATCAATGTGCTTTGGTTTCCGTTCATCCCTTGCTGAGTGAGCAAGAGCTGGGTCCTTATTACAGTGTTCAATACTACGGTAGCGCGGATCAAAAATTTACCGGCCCGGTGGAGCGGTGGACTCGGTTTACCCATGAACGTTTGGCCAAACGAATCCTGAGTTTTTTAAGGCGAAATCCTCGGGGTGGTGACGCAAGCAGACCGCCGAAAGTGTTGGATATCGGTTGTGGTCGGGCCAGTTTACTTAGCGCCTTGGCTCAATTGGGTTGTGACTGCACTGGATTGGAGCGTGAGGACTTTCCCGAACATAAAGACAAAGACAACGTTAAAATTCTTTATGGAGATATAAGTCATAAGGAGCTGGTTGCAGATTCTTTTGATGCCATTGTGATTTGGCATGTGTTGGAGCACCTAGGTTCGCCTCATGAAACGGTGCGAATGGCTCGAAGACTACTCAAACCTAATGGTTTGTTATTGATCGGGGTGCCCAATTTTGGAGGATTTCAGGCCCGCCTGTTTAAACAGCATTGGTGGCATTTGGATTTGCCACGCCATCTTTACCATTTTACTGCCCAGTCATTGGGAACGTTGTTGTCTAAAGAAGGTTTTCAAATAAGAAAGAAGGATACCTTCACCATTGATCAGAGTTTTTTTGGTTTCCTGCAAAGTGCTTTGAACCGGATGTTTCCTGCACAAGCTAATTCTTTGTATGGCAATCTTAAACCGGACGGTAGTGGTGGCGGCCTTTTGTTACCGCAGTTGTTGTTGGCAGGTGGTTTGTTACCTGTCGCGGCAGTGGAATACGTATTGTCCGGGGTTGTAGGTCAGGGGAGCTGTCTTATCTATTATGCCACCGCTGTGGAGAGGGATAACAAATAG
- a CDS encoding D-alanyl-D-alanine carboxypeptidase family protein: MSTSATKLNVHSRAGFVRKSVEENDITKTVIDSIMPYFPKESLVIGGWVDDSKQYWKANFHWEYLLRHLDKAKELDIDAKYKKNIDSIRSSLLGNKPNPAEGYISSRVMGQPKDQSDKSAIIKRWKIVKQAKKDFKKIIDKAGILKGMDKKKQKIWLLAVAPVAKPGTSKHSTGYAVDIAGDNNKIVSISKALGATVVFPEGSHVHVEFAKGVAGKTFTAQQNIKLPSVFDLDSHYTDDACVLSPVELAELKLDICNASTTGLFSEEVPHACIIQDLFNDKLESWNP, encoded by the coding sequence ATGAGCACAAGTGCAACTAAACTCAATGTCCATAGTAGAGCTGGTTTTGTCAGAAAATCTGTCGAAGAGAATGATATTACAAAGACAGTAATTGATAGCATAATGCCTTACTTTCCAAAAGAAAGTCTGGTTATCGGTGGATGGGTTGACGATAGCAAGCAATACTGGAAAGCTAATTTCCATTGGGAATATCTTTTACGCCATTTGGATAAAGCGAAAGAATTGGATATTGATGCGAAATACAAAAAGAACATTGATTCCATTCGATCCTCGCTTTTAGGTAACAAGCCCAATCCAGCTGAGGGGTATATCAGTAGTCGGGTCATGGGGCAGCCGAAAGATCAATCGGACAAATCCGCTATCATTAAGCGCTGGAAAATTGTAAAACAGGCTAAAAAGGACTTTAAAAAAATAATTGATAAAGCCGGTATTTTGAAGGGCATGGATAAAAAGAAACAAAAAATTTGGTTGCTGGCCGTGGCTCCCGTAGCCAAGCCGGGTACCAGCAAGCACTCTACCGGTTATGCGGTGGATATCGCGGGTGATAACAATAAGATCGTCAGTATCAGTAAAGCACTCGGTGCCACAGTGGTGTTTCCGGAAGGATCCCATGTTCATGTAGAATTTGCCAAAGGCGTCGCAGGTAAAACCTTTACTGCACAGCAGAATATTAAACTACCTTCTGTTTTTGACCTCGATTCGCACTATACTGATGATGCCTGCGTATTGTCACCGGTAGAACTGGCCGAATTGAAGCTTGATATATGCAATGCTTCCACAACAGGTTTGTTTTCCGAAGAAGTACCGCATGCGTGTATTATTCAAGACTTGTTCAACGACAAGTTAGAATCCTGGAATCCCTGA
- a CDS encoding inositol monophosphatase family protein, which yields MQLTPDDLDYLSDKAIAAAKEAGAIIASFADKAVSVQHKESGDTLASQVVTEVDLRSEKAIVEMLQPTCEQYDLALLTEETEDDKARLEKEYFWCADPLDGTLSFIESIPGYSVSIALVSRSGAPLIGVVYDPVTRTLYSAVQGQGVFRNGEPFATPEPQSLTAKPLALVCNRGFVKRPDYPRIYEALVSVANRYGCAGIRVMEEHGAVLNACRVLENPPAVYFMFPKPGVEAGGSLWDFAAVAALFSEAGHVASDFFGQPLALNRADSTFLSHRGVLFATDVSLAAEVGELYTQS from the coding sequence ATGCAGCTTACCCCTGATGATCTTGACTATCTTTCTGACAAAGCGATAGCTGCGGCCAAGGAAGCCGGAGCAATCATTGCAAGCTTTGCCGATAAGGCTGTTTCGGTACAGCATAAGGAAAGTGGCGACACCTTGGCCTCGCAGGTGGTGACCGAGGTGGATTTGCGCAGTGAAAAGGCCATTGTTGAAATGCTCCAACCTACGTGTGAGCAATATGACTTAGCCTTATTAACCGAAGAAACTGAGGACGATAAGGCGCGTTTAGAGAAAGAGTATTTCTGGTGTGCAGATCCCTTGGACGGTACGTTGTCTTTTATTGAGTCCATCCCCGGCTATTCCGTGTCTATTGCGTTGGTTTCCAGGTCCGGTGCGCCACTGATTGGTGTGGTTTATGATCCGGTGACGCGTACCTTGTATTCGGCAGTGCAAGGGCAGGGTGTTTTTCGCAATGGTGAGCCTTTCGCCACGCCAGAGCCACAATCGTTGACAGCAAAGCCCTTGGCACTGGTGTGTAATCGTGGCTTTGTTAAACGGCCTGACTATCCGCGCATATACGAGGCCTTGGTGTCTGTTGCGAACCGATACGGCTGTGCTGGAATCCGGGTTATGGAAGAGCATGGTGCCGTGTTGAATGCCTGTCGTGTATTGGAGAATCCCCCGGCTGTTTATTTTATGTTTCCGAAGCCCGGTGTAGAAGCCGGTGGCAGCCTATGGGATTTTGCAGCCGTAGCAGCGTTGTTTTCTGAAGCAGGGCATGTAGCCAGTGATTTTTTTGGGCAGCCGTTGGCGTTGAATCGTGCGGACTCGACTTTTCTGAGCCACCGTGGGGTATTGTTTGCCACGGATGTTTCACTGGCCGCTGAAGTTGGTGAGTTGTATACGCAATCATAG
- a CDS encoding guanine nucleotide-binding protein subunit gamma, with amino-acid sequence MTFSKACEHIANYSSGHETRLPLIGEDRLCYPQNHIESDNRLCWILGRLDEVYGDNAVYVHLSRDKQKVAESYARRTGFGIMKAYREGILLGGVPSQSTMEVALDYIETVEANIKLFLYNKSRTLKFSLESAKQDFKTFWDFIGAEGDYEAAVKEWDIPHNRSEL; translated from the coding sequence ATGACATTTAGTAAGGCTTGTGAGCACATTGCTAACTACAGCAGCGGCCATGAAACCCGCTTGCCGCTGATTGGAGAGGATCGGCTGTGCTATCCGCAAAACCACATCGAATCGGATAACCGGCTGTGCTGGATTCTTGGTCGACTGGATGAGGTCTATGGCGACAATGCCGTTTATGTGCATTTGAGCCGTGACAAGCAAAAAGTGGCCGAGAGTTACGCGCGCCGAACGGGTTTCGGTATCATGAAGGCCTATCGAGAAGGTATTTTATTGGGCGGTGTGCCATCGCAATCCACTATGGAAGTCGCACTGGACTATATCGAGACGGTGGAAGCCAATATAAAGCTGTTCTTGTATAACAAAAGCCGCACACTAAAGTTCAGTTTGGAGAGTGCCAAACAGGATTTTAAAACCTTTTGGGATTTTATTGGAGCCGAAGGTGATTATGAGGCTGCGGTAAAGGAATGGGATATACCGCACAATCGCTCAGAATTATAG
- a CDS encoding thiamine pyrophosphate-binding protein has product MNISVSKLIVNYMERLGIDTIFGMPGAHILPVYDGLYDSQIKSVLAKHEQGAAFMASGYARDSGKIGACIATAGPGATNLITGIANAYVDKQPVLAITGETSTHIFGRGGLQESSGEGGSIDQNILFKGITRYSRMIERTDYLGNVLNRASNILLSSNPGPVLLSLPFNVQKEQVDASILDDIKTERNPHAGQPESSQFSQAIESLTDLIVKAEHPIIIAGYGCVRAGCQQELTELSELMSIPVTTSLKGKGAVNETSAYALGSMGVTSYGNARQYICDEADLLLVLGAGFNERTSYLWQKELLKDKKIAQVDIDESQLEKVFKADVAIQGDIKQVISGVLNNIKRNKLSAKDKDNILQAVDNLKTDIGQDAETFNQRFDLVKRFFNDLERAFPRGIRLFDDNIIFAQNFFNVSTENSYYPNTGISSLGYSIPAAIGAQFAEQKPTFSVIGDGGFQMCCMEIMTAVNYRIPLNIIMFNNSTMGLIRKNQHQQYNERYLNCDFENPDYAFLARSFGIKHKRIENADDLDGLFDELDFSKDINLVEIMIDKDAFPNYFSKR; this is encoded by the coding sequence ATGAACATCAGCGTTAGTAAACTCATTGTCAATTACATGGAGCGTCTAGGCATAGACACCATCTTTGGTATGCCTGGCGCACATATCCTGCCGGTTTATGATGGTCTTTATGACTCGCAAATTAAAAGTGTTCTTGCCAAGCATGAACAGGGCGCGGCCTTTATGGCCAGTGGCTATGCGCGGGATTCCGGAAAAATCGGTGCTTGTATTGCCACCGCAGGGCCCGGTGCAACGAACCTGATAACCGGCATTGCCAATGCCTATGTCGACAAGCAGCCGGTTTTGGCGATTACCGGCGAAACCTCCACCCACATATTCGGCCGCGGTGGTTTGCAGGAAAGCTCCGGAGAGGGCGGAAGCATTGACCAGAATATTCTGTTTAAAGGGATTACCCGCTATAGCCGCATGATAGAGCGTACCGACTATTTGGGTAACGTTTTAAATCGCGCATCCAATATTCTACTGTCTTCCAATCCCGGGCCGGTATTGCTCAGTCTGCCTTTTAACGTGCAAAAAGAGCAAGTGGACGCGAGTATTCTGGATGACATCAAGACTGAGCGTAATCCCCATGCCGGGCAGCCTGAGAGCAGTCAGTTTTCGCAGGCCATCGAATCGTTGACGGATCTCATTGTTAAGGCTGAACATCCCATTATTATCGCCGGCTACGGCTGTGTCAGAGCTGGATGTCAGCAAGAGCTTACCGAACTCAGTGAGTTGATGAGCATCCCCGTGACTACCAGCCTTAAGGGTAAGGGGGCGGTCAATGAAACATCCGCTTATGCCCTGGGCAGTATGGGGGTAACCTCATACGGCAATGCCCGCCAATACATTTGTGACGAAGCGGATTTGTTGCTGGTTCTGGGGGCCGGGTTCAATGAACGTACCAGCTATCTGTGGCAAAAGGAATTATTAAAAGACAAGAAAATCGCCCAGGTCGATATTGATGAATCCCAGCTGGAAAAAGTTTTTAAGGCGGATGTTGCCATTCAGGGTGATATCAAACAGGTGATTTCCGGCGTTCTCAATAACATCAAACGCAACAAGCTTTCTGCAAAGGATAAAGATAATATTTTGCAGGCGGTGGACAATCTGAAGACGGACATTGGCCAGGATGCGGAGACGTTTAATCAGCGTTTTGATTTGGTGAAACGATTCTTTAATGACCTTGAGAGAGCCTTCCCGCGCGGTATTCGTTTGTTTGATGATAATATCATTTTTGCGCAAAATTTTTTTAATGTCTCTACGGAAAATAGCTATTATCCCAATACGGGTATTTCCTCATTGGGTTATTCTATACCGGCCGCCATTGGCGCTCAATTTGCGGAGCAAAAGCCGACTTTTTCCGTTATAGGCGACGGCGGTTTTCAAATGTGCTGCATGGAAATAATGACGGCGGTGAATTATCGTATTCCGCTCAATATCATCATGTTCAACAACTCCACTATGGGTTTGATTCGCAAAAATCAGCACCAACAATACAATGAGCGTTATTTGAATTGTGATTTTGAAAATCCTGATTATGCGTTTCTGGCCCGCTCTTTCGGCATCAAGCACAAGCGTATAGAAAACGCTGATGACCTTGATGGTTTGTTCGACGAGCTGGACTTTAGTAAAGATATTAATCTTGTTGAAATCATGATTGATAAAGATGCTTTTCCAAATTATTTTTCCAAACGTTAA
- a CDS encoding pyridoxal phosphate-dependent aminotransferase family protein: protein MSTKINKALIKEMQNLDAAGLLRTEAMVTQTENMEVCLSEADCFLDFVGTDLLGWKANKKLKKVAQDALKQYGTGSTALRSSVGTMGIHRQLEQALARFLGVDDAMVLGSAYLAKLGLFETLTNERDTLFLDEMCNPGLYDGARMSSANVVLYRHKDYEHLEYHLKCSQGARYRLVVTDGVFASSGECADLSSILKLTKDYDAIAVVDDSLGLGLLGSNGSGSFGHLLLEDRPGLMAGSFAYALGNVAGGFIAGEQELINWLRLTSRPYLISEPLSPVNAATVLYALESLQQDQSILEKLNAICKYARSQITKKRWKLLRTKHPIVKINVGSTLNAQKMVEHMYQNKILVSGLCYPNTPEGASLLKFNISARHSEAQIDQLVDALEQAFASLEK from the coding sequence ATGTCTACAAAAATAAATAAAGCCTTAATCAAGGAAATGCAAAACCTGGACGCGGCCGGTTTGCTCAGAACCGAAGCCATGGTTACACAAACCGAAAACATGGAAGTGTGTTTGAGCGAGGCGGATTGTTTCCTGGATTTTGTCGGTACTGATTTGCTGGGTTGGAAAGCCAATAAAAAACTTAAAAAGGTCGCGCAGGATGCCTTGAAGCAATATGGTACAGGCAGTACGGCTCTTCGAAGTTCTGTTGGTACAATGGGTATACACCGGCAACTGGAACAGGCTCTGGCTCGGTTTCTGGGTGTTGATGACGCCATGGTGCTGGGCTCCGCCTATTTGGCTAAGCTGGGTTTGTTTGAAACCTTGACCAATGAGCGCGATACTTTGTTTCTCGATGAGATGTGTAACCCGGGTTTGTACGATGGGGCGCGCATGTCCTCTGCCAATGTGGTGCTGTACCGCCACAAAGACTATGAGCATCTGGAGTACCACCTCAAATGTTCTCAAGGTGCCCGCTACCGACTGGTAGTGACTGATGGTGTTTTCGCAAGTAGTGGCGAATGCGCAGATTTAAGTAGTATTTTAAAGCTCACCAAGGACTATGATGCCATTGCTGTTGTGGATGACAGTCTTGGTTTGGGTTTATTGGGCAGCAACGGCAGCGGGTCATTCGGTCATTTGCTATTGGAAGACCGGCCAGGGTTGATGGCCGGTTCCTTTGCGTATGCGCTGGGTAATGTGGCCGGTGGGTTTATTGCCGGCGAACAGGAACTGATCAACTGGCTGAGGCTCACTTCAAGGCCTTATTTAATCTCTGAGCCGCTGTCACCCGTCAATGCTGCCACCGTTTTGTATGCGTTGGAGTCGCTGCAGCAGGATCAATCCATCCTCGAAAAACTCAATGCCATTTGCAAATATGCCAGAAGTCAAATCACCAAAAAACGCTGGAAGCTGCTGCGTACCAAACATCCCATTGTAAAAATCAATGTCGGCAGTACCCTTAATGCACAAAAAATGGTTGAACACATGTATCAGAACAAAATCCTGGTGAGCGGCTTGTGTTATCCCAATACCCCGGAAGGGGCATCCTTGCTGAAGTTTAATATATCCGCGCGCCACAGTGAGGCTCAAATAGACCAACTGGTAGATGCTTTGGAGCAGGCCTTTGCCAGCCTGGAAAAATAG